One Candidatus Vicinibacter affinis DNA window includes the following coding sequences:
- a CDS encoding T9SS type B sorting domain-containing protein, whose product MTDSLILDAGSSVLVQYRLLKGSIQNILFQPGEGIALDQGGLRISATTDQIYTLTFIDDNGCEITKTLKVSVRQNNEFFAPLIFSPNNDGINDFWLPSWGSSWTRAEIKIYDRWGALMASPPTAQGWDGNHHGMPCIPGVYLFHIVLYDAQGSSTSFSGDLTLVR is encoded by the coding sequence ATGACAGACTCCCTTATCCTCGATGCAGGGTCTTCCGTCCTGGTGCAATACAGACTCCTCAAAGGCTCCATTCAAAACATCTTGTTCCAGCCCGGTGAAGGAATCGCTCTGGATCAGGGTGGGCTGCGCATCTCCGCAACCACCGACCAAATTTATACCCTCACCTTCATCGACGACAACGGCTGTGAGATTACCAAAACGCTCAAGGTCTCCGTCAGACAAAACAATGAATTCTTTGCCCCATTGATCTTCTCCCCAAACAACGATGGCATCAACGACTTCTGGTTGCCTTCCTGGGGCAGCTCCTGGACCCGGGCAGAAATCAAAATCTATGACCGATGGGGGGCGCTCATGGCTTCCCCTCCCACAGCTCAGGGCTGGGATGGCAATCACCATGGAATGCCTTGCATCCCGGGTGTGTATCTGTTCCACATCGTTCTCTATGATGCGCAAGGTAGCTCTACTTCTTTCTCTGGAGATCTTACTTTGGTGAGGTAA
- a CDS encoding T9SS type B sorting domain-containing protein has product MKHCIIGLLMVIFGLPSVSQKLYFVAQDSQKQQNDIFELDINSCTYTLWCDDYQDSDFYIRPFPYKFYFITCVNEIVTWELLDSCHQGSKVELWIQPSIPRSIGYSRESDKNGIIWLFDPLGVGKVNPPSLFYTYQNYANLNLFRFGQYATIYNGKIYTIGTEINDPLNKISIFEIDTSTLKVIRKIRTFENYETAPGSLFPLNISCGVSHLICIVQNKLYYLDINSGNLSLMCDVQLNAPNDNFLVNGASPWPYNPNDCDVFIDLDLDGNSGDKTNGFNKFLKCRQNKSLITDADLDVFSDFGSMDSLNVELLNTVDNNYERLSLDTFGNFKAINSNTFVRIFPSGFTSNKDYELALKNIYYVNDACPVSPGLRKIRFIAYKNGKTDTAICNLNIIGPYFNAGSNNQISICKIDTVINLSSFLGTCFSSNGIWSNSKGILNPSKDTSGIYSYTVGDSICGIDAAFIKVDLLGLPAFDLGADQYICPGDSVSFEVPALLTVEWQDKSTAPKYVVTNPGIYEVRITNDKGCFIYDSIQIFQNNYTTVTRSTSICQNQNFIYKNISYPPGFLIRDTLYAASGCDTLLELWLQPLPLPAVRILGDTLLCEGDTALLSTSASGSLLWSTGDTTRAIPAAPGNYSLTVTDANNCSASSSFHVDQAPPLSYVITSYDPLCSEELGSVLLRVSSGGIPPIQYSLNGLTNLSGIFSSLPPGSYIATFSDALGCTRSDTVLILPPPLFEVDMTDSLILDAGSSVLVQYRLLQGSIQNILFRPGEGIALNQGGLRISATTDQIYTLTFIDDNGCEITKTLKVSVRQNNEFFAPLIFSPNNDGINDFWLPSWGSSWTRAEIKIYDRWGALMASPPPAQGWDGNHHGTPCIPGVYLFHIVLYDAQGNSTSFSGDLTLVR; this is encoded by the coding sequence GAAACTCTATTTCGTCGCTCAGGATAGTCAAAAACAACAAAATGATATTTTTGAATTAGACATAAATTCATGTACTTATACCTTATGGTGCGATGATTATCAAGATAGTGATTTTTACATTAGACCTTTCCCTTACAAATTTTACTTTATAACTTGTGTAAATGAAATTGTTACCTGGGAATTATTAGATTCCTGCCATCAGGGCTCCAAAGTTGAATTATGGATTCAACCATCTATTCCAAGATCAATTGGTTATTCCAGAGAGAGTGACAAAAATGGGATTATTTGGTTATTTGATCCTTTAGGTGTAGGCAAAGTAAATCCACCTAGTCTTTTTTATACTTATCAAAACTATGCGAACCTTAATCTTTTTAGGTTCGGCCAATATGCCACAATTTACAATGGAAAAATATACACCATAGGTACTGAAATTAATGACCCTCTAAACAAAATAAGCATATTTGAAATCGATACTTCAACTTTAAAAGTAATAAGAAAAATTAGAACTTTTGAAAATTATGAAACCGCTCCTGGTTCACTATTTCCATTGAATATAAGTTGTGGGGTAAGCCATTTAATTTGTATTGTTCAAAATAAGTTATACTATTTGGATATTAATTCAGGAAATCTAAGTTTAATGTGTGACGTACAGCTCAATGCACCAAATGATAACTTTTTAGTCAATGGAGCTTCACCCTGGCCTTACAATCCAAATGATTGTGATGTTTTCATTGATTTGGATTTGGATGGAAACTCAGGAGATAAGACCAATGGATTTAACAAATTTTTGAAATGTCGTCAAAATAAATCGCTTATAACCGATGCTGATTTAGATGTATTTTCTGATTTTGGAAGCATGGATTCATTGAACGTTGAACTTTTAAATACTGTTGACAACAACTATGAGCGATTATCATTGGATACTTTTGGAAATTTTAAAGCTATTAATTCAAATACTTTTGTAAGAATTTTTCCCTCCGGTTTTACTTCAAACAAAGATTATGAACTGGCTTTAAAAAATATTTATTATGTCAATGATGCATGCCCGGTTTCTCCCGGTTTAAGAAAAATAAGGTTTATAGCTTATAAAAATGGAAAAACAGATACTGCTATTTGTAATTTAAATATTATAGGGCCTTATTTTAATGCAGGTAGCAATAATCAAATTTCAATTTGTAAAATTGACACTGTTATAAATTTATCTTCTTTCCTTGGAACTTGTTTTAGTTCTAATGGCATCTGGAGCAATTCAAAAGGAATTTTAAACCCCTCAAAAGATACCAGTGGAATTTACTCTTATACAGTAGGTGATTCCATTTGTGGAATAGATGCTGCATTTATCAAAGTTGATTTGCTTGGTCTACCTGCTTTTGACTTAGGAGCGGATCAATATATTTGTCCTGGAGACAGTGTTAGTTTTGAAGTCCCTGCCCTTCTTACTGTGGAATGGCAAGACAAGAGTACAGCACCAAAATATGTTGTCACGAATCCAGGAATTTACGAAGTAAGAATAACCAATGATAAGGGTTGTTTTATTTATGATTCGATTCAGATTTTTCAAAACAATTATACAACTGTAACCAGGTCCACATCCATCTGTCAGAATCAAAATTTTATCTATAAAAACATCTCCTATCCTCCCGGTTTTCTCATCAGAGATACCCTCTACGCTGCCTCCGGCTGCGATACTTTACTGGAATTGTGGCTACAACCTCTTCCTTTGCCCGCTGTGCGCATTTTGGGAGATACCCTCCTATGTGAAGGGGATACTGCCTTGCTCAGCACCTCAGCCTCCGGAAGCCTCCTGTGGTCCACCGGCGATACCACAAGAGCCATTCCTGCAGCACCGGGCAATTATTCCCTCACCGTCACGGATGCCAACAATTGCTCCGCAAGCTCTTCCTTCCACGTGGACCAGGCACCGCCACTTTCTTATGTCATCACTTCTTACGACCCCCTTTGCAGCGAGGAGCTGGGAAGCGTCCTCCTCAGGGTTTCTTCAGGTGGAATTCCTCCCATACAATATTCCCTCAACGGACTGACCAATCTTTCCGGCATCTTTTCTTCTCTGCCTCCGGGATCTTACATTGCCACTTTTTCGGATGCGCTGGGTTGTACCCGCTCTGACACAGTCCTCATCCTGCCTCCACCACTCTTTGAAGTCGACATGACAGACTCCCTTATCCTTGATGCAGGGTCTTCCGTCCTCGTGCAATACAGACTCCTCCAGGGCTCCATTCAGAACATCTTGTTCCGGCCCGGTGAAGGAATCGCTCTGAATCAGGGTGGGCTGCGCATCTCCGCAACCACCGACCAAATTTATACCCTCACCTTCATCGACGACAACGGCTGTGAGATTACCAAAACGCTCAAAGTCTCCGTCAGACAAAACAATGAATTCTTTGCCCCATTGATCTTCTCCCCAAACAACGATGGCATCAACGACTTTTGGTTGCCTTCCTGGGGCAGTTCCTGGACCCGGGCAGAAATCAAAATTTATGACCGGTGGGGTGCACTCATGGCTTCCCCTCCCCCAGCTCAGGGCTGGGATGGCAATCACCATGGAACGCCCTGCATCCCGGGTGTGTATCTGTTCCACATCGTTCTCTATGATGCGCAAGGTAACTCTACTTCTTTCTCTGGAGATCTTACTTTGGTGAGGTAA
- a CDS encoding T9SS type B sorting domain-containing protein, producing MFRAIVVVILIILIKPIGIAQNIIFWSGGFQVEWDAASCSLNTTFCQPISNKAYAFHPNGNIVWMRSTPLPGNFSRVAYYIRDFINCDTTLMYSFVKYNYSQNGAPLKIDHLGRMYANNTKDSSIVVSNFIGDSLHYLLNWQIRPSYILLDNDEILLLNYTKTYSRYDKNYNFIQNVQFSVPIVNLTKLIIDCDSSYYLAAALDMPMDVYLDSLNNHFFEFSFSTEHTRIIAYDLKSNREIKELCKVILPFKNTYIGILNPLEFLDSENQCDLLLDLDRNNSSGLYPYDFDIPFALCAPNDSATLCDDDLYLHTSFPLDSISILLSNALNLPLEFIASTGLPPGFSLLRRSDSTWTLSGSSASDAEYTLALKSLRYVNNAPFRISGSRQISFQGHNSLKSGSLARAFLRLGNKPYSGPDTSIHICLPALDPVDLLPLLSNADSDGLFYPPLKSANKVFVPGSDSYGLYRYITTDLFCGTDTAQILLSEAHSIPADLGPDLEFCNGDSFSLLLNHPALDSLWINGSPASPHIILRKPGSYFLTLKSKDGCLSYDSLLIQKSSRLLSRFDSLTVCRNGSLVYKNKTYFPGQTILDTLYAALSCDTLLSISLIPSDLNLTRVTRPLCLNEKYIYKNISYPPGSLIRDTLYAASGCDTLLELWLQLLPLPAVSILGDTLICEGDTTLLSTSASGSLLWSTGDTTRAIPAAPGNYSLTVTDANNCSASSSFHVDQAPPLSYVITSYDPLCSEELGSVLLKVSSGGIPPFQYALNGMTNLSGIFSSLPPGSYIATFSDALGCTRSDTVLILPPPLFEVDMTDSLILDAGSSVLVQYRLLKGSIQNILFQPGEGIALDQGGLRISATTDQIYTLTFIDDNGCEITKTLKVSVRQNNEFFAPLIFSPNNDGINDFWLPSWGSSWTRAEIKIYDRWGALMASPPATQGWDGNHHGMPCIPGVYLFHIVLYDAQGTSTSFSGDLTLVR from the coding sequence ATGTTCAGAGCAATTGTTGTTGTAATTCTAATTATATTAATTAAACCAATTGGAATTGCTCAAAATATTATTTTTTGGTCCGGTGGATTTCAAGTAGAATGGGATGCAGCCAGTTGTTCTCTTAATACAACTTTTTGTCAACCTATTTCAAACAAAGCTTATGCTTTTCACCCAAATGGAAATATTGTTTGGATGAGGTCAACACCGCTTCCGGGAAATTTCTCAAGAGTTGCATATTATATTAGGGATTTTATTAATTGTGATACAACCCTTATGTATTCATTTGTAAAATATAATTATTCTCAAAATGGCGCTCCACTAAAAATTGATCATTTGGGCAGAATGTATGCCAATAACACAAAAGACAGCAGTATTGTGGTTTCTAATTTCATTGGTGACTCGCTTCATTATTTATTAAACTGGCAAATAAGACCATCATATATTTTATTAGATAATGATGAAATTCTCCTGCTCAACTATACTAAAACATATTCAAGATATGACAAGAATTACAATTTTATACAAAATGTCCAGTTTTCTGTTCCCATTGTCAATTTGACAAAATTAATAATTGATTGCGACTCTAGTTATTATTTGGCCGCAGCACTGGACATGCCAATGGATGTTTATTTAGATTCATTAAATAACCATTTTTTTGAATTTTCCTTTAGTACAGAACACACCAGAATTATTGCCTATGATTTGAAATCTAATCGAGAGATAAAAGAGCTGTGCAAAGTTATTTTGCCATTTAAAAATACATATATCGGCATCCTAAACCCTCTGGAATTTCTGGATTCAGAAAACCAATGTGATCTCCTGCTCGATCTGGACCGCAATAATTCTTCCGGTCTTTATCCCTATGATTTTGATATTCCCTTTGCGCTTTGTGCGCCCAATGATTCCGCTACTCTTTGCGACGACGATCTTTACCTCCACACTTCTTTTCCTCTGGACAGCATCTCCATCCTCCTTTCCAACGCTCTTAATCTCCCGCTGGAATTCATTGCTTCCACAGGTCTCCCGCCGGGATTTTCTTTGCTTAGGCGTTCTGATTCTACCTGGACTTTGTCCGGATCATCCGCATCCGATGCAGAATACACCCTGGCACTTAAATCACTCCGATATGTCAACAATGCTCCCTTCAGAATTTCAGGTTCCAGACAGATCTCCTTTCAGGGTCACAATTCCCTGAAATCAGGTTCTCTGGCCCGTGCTTTCCTCCGTCTGGGAAACAAGCCTTACAGTGGTCCCGATACCAGCATTCACATCTGCTTGCCGGCTCTTGATCCCGTTGATCTTCTTCCTCTCCTCTCCAACGCAGATTCAGATGGACTTTTTTATCCTCCACTGAAATCCGCCAACAAGGTCTTTGTGCCCGGCTCTGATTCCTATGGCCTCTACCGGTACATCACTACCGATCTCTTCTGTGGTACCGATACGGCACAGATACTCCTCTCTGAAGCCCATTCCATTCCCGCTGATCTGGGACCCGATCTGGAGTTTTGCAACGGCGATTCCTTCTCCCTCCTTCTCAACCACCCGGCACTGGACAGCCTGTGGATCAATGGATCTCCTGCCTCTCCTCATATCATTCTCCGCAAGCCCGGATCCTACTTCCTGACGCTCAAGTCTAAGGACGGGTGCCTGTCCTACGACTCCCTCCTCATTCAAAAATCTTCCAGGCTCCTATCTCGTTTTGACTCTTTGACGGTGTGTCGCAACGGTTCCTTGGTCTACAAAAATAAAACTTACTTCCCGGGTCAAACTATTCTTGATACTTTGTATGCTGCTCTTTCCTGTGACACCCTCCTCTCCATCTCGCTCATCCCCTCTGATCTGAACCTTACCAGAGTTACCAGACCTCTTTGTCTGAATGAAAAATATATCTACAAAAACATCTCCTATCCTCCCGGTTCTCTCATCAGAGATACCCTCTACGCCGCCTCAGGTTGCGATACTTTACTGGAATTGTGGCTACAACTGCTTCCTCTGCCCGCTGTAAGCATTTTGGGGGATACCCTCATTTGTGAAGGGGACACTACTTTGCTCAGCACCTCAGCCTCCGGAAGCCTCCTGTGGTCCACCGGCGATACCACAAGAGCCATTCCTGCAGCACCGGGCAATTATTCCCTCACCGTCACGGATGCCAACAATTGCTCCGCAAGCTCTTCCTTCCACGTGGACCAGGCACCGCCACTTTCTTACGTCATCACTTCTTACGACCCCCTTTGCAGCGAGGAGCTGGGAAGCGTCCTCCTCAAGGTTTCTTCAGGTGGAATTCCTCCCTTTCAATATGCTCTCAACGGGATGACCAATCTTTCCGGCATCTTTTCTTCCCTGCCTCCGGGATCTTACATTGCCACTTTTTCAGATGCGCTGGGTTGTACCCGCTCTGACACAGTCCTCATCTTGCCTCCGCCACTCTTTGAAGTCGACATGACAGACTCCCTTATCCTCGATGCAGGGTCTTCCGTCCTGGTGCAATACAGACTCCTCAAAGGCTCCATTCAAAACATCTTGTTCCAGCCCGGTGAAGGAATCGCTCTGGATCAGGGTGGGCTGCGCATCTCCGCAACCACTGACCAAATTTATACCCTCACCTTCATCGACGACAACGGCTGTGAGATTACCAAAACGCTCAAAGTCTCTGTCAGACAAAACAATGAATTCTTTGCCCCATTGATCTTCTCCCCAAACAACGATGGCATCAACGACTTTTGGTTGCCTTCCTGGGGCAGCTCCTGGACGCGGGCAGAAATCAAAATCTATGACCGGTGGGGGGCGCTCATGGCTTCCCCTCCCGCCACTCAGGGCTGGGATGGCAATCACCATGGAATGCCTTGCATCCCGGGTGTGTATCTGTTCCACATCGTTCTCTATGATGCGCAAGGTACCTCTACTTCTTTCTCTGGAGATCTTACTTTGGTGAGGTAA